From a region of the Campylobacter anatolicus genome:
- a CDS encoding Hpt domain-containing protein — protein MGILKRLEIDYSYDIVDDFLSHYALMCDLMEPLIISLSRENRYKENINELFRIFHNIKSAAGFMHIDPIMKLTTLAEKVCSEARELDGPANDKFIDWLLLASDQFEKYKQDIENDAEHFSVLNPKIIDIPTELD, from the coding sequence ATGGGAATATTAAAAAGATTAGAGATTGATTATTCTTATGATATAGTTGATGATTTTTTGTCGCATTATGCTTTGATGTGCGATCTAATGGAACCTTTGATTATAAGCTTAAGTCGTGAAAATAGGTATAAAGAAAATATCAATGAGCTTTTTAGGATTTTTCATAACATCAAATCCGCTGCAGGATTTATGCATATTGATCCAATTATGAAGCTCACAACATTGGCTGAGAAGGTCTGCTCAGAGGCTAGAGAGTTAGATGGTCCTGCAAATGATAAATTTATAGATTGGCTTTTACTTGCAAGCGATCAATTTGAAAAATATAAGCAAGATATAGAAAATGATGCTGAACATTTTAGCGTTTTAAACCCTAAAATTATCGATATACCGACTGAACTTGATTAA